In one window of Camelina sativa cultivar DH55 chromosome 15, Cs, whole genome shotgun sequence DNA:
- the LOC104747414 gene encoding uncharacterized protein LOC104747414: MKYAEISHFSHPQHNLKFDYTEKPFKCDGCNEVGIGSRYRCSRDDHHGSCDFDLHAHCAIPLASITHPFYKKCTFQFMAHPPGNERRYCNACEKDVSGFLYHCKACGFDLHPCCAMLPMVLDDGETKLFLYRKVSSSCHRCGRKGRSWSYRSSCKKYNLHVACVREMLVENWRELYKGQNGKGIEPKSLALKNTLEHHHRSSRKGKVQKCCEIAGMAVQFVISAVLGDPTTLIAGVVGSLISRG, translated from the exons atgaaatacgCAGAAATATCACATTTCAGCCACCCTCAACACAATCTCAAATTCGACTACACAGAGAAACCATTCAAGTGTGATGGATGCAATGAAGTCGGTATCGGCTCTCGCTATCGCTGCTCCCGTGATGATCATCATGGAAGCTGCGACTTTGATCTCCATGCGCACTGCGCGATACCTTTGGCCTCCATAACACATCCGTTCTACAAAAAGTGTACGTTTCAGTTTATGGCACATCCGCCGGGGAACGAGAGACGGTACTGTAATGCGTGCGAGAAGGATGTGTCCGGATTCCTTTACCATTGCAAGGCTTGTGGTTTTGATCTTCACCCGTGTTGTGCTATGCTTCCTATGGTTTTGGACGATGGAGAGACCAAACTCTTTCTTTACCGCAAAGTTAGTTCGTCTTGTCATCGATGTGGAAGAAAAGGCCGTAGCTGGAGTTACAG GTCGTCTTGCAAAAAGTATAATCTCCATGTCGCGTGTGTGAGAGAGATGTTGGTGGAGAATTGGCGAGAGCTGTACAAAGGACAAAATGGTAAAGGCATTGAACCTAAGAGCCTTGCCTTAAAGAACACACTTGAGCATCACCACCGTAGCAGCCGCAAAGGTAAAGTTCAGAAATGCTGCGAGATTGCTGGAATGGCTGTACAGTTCGTTATTTCCGCGGTGCTCGGCGATCCAACGACCCTAATCGCAGGAGTTGTAGGCTCCCTGATTTCTCGAGGATGA
- the LOC104747415 gene encoding non-symbiotic hemoglobin 1 has product MESEGKIVFTEEQEALVVKSWSVMKKNSAELGLKLFLKIFEIAPTTKKMFSFLRDSPIPAEQNPKLKPHAMSVFVMCCESAVQLRKTGKVTVRETTLKRLGANHSKYGVVNEHFEVTKYALLETIKEAVPEMWSPEMKVAWGEAYDHLVAAIKAEMKPSN; this is encoded by the exons ATGGAGAGTGAAGGAAAGATTGTGTTCACAGAAGAGCAAGAGGCTCTTGTGGTGAAGTCATGGAGTGTCATGAAGAAAAACTCAGCTGAATTGGGTCTCAAACTCTTCCTCAA GATCTTTGAGATTGCACCAACAACAAAGAAGATGTTCTCATTCTTGAGAGACTCACCAATTCCTGCTGAGCAAAACCCGAAACTCAAACCCCACGCTATGTCTGTTTTTGTCATG TGTTGTGAATCAGCAGTACAACTGAGGAAAACAGGGAAAGTTACAGTGAGGGAGACTACTTTGAAGAGACTTGGAGCTAACCATTCTAAATACGGCGTCGTTAACGAACACTTTGAG GTGACAAAGTATGCATTGCTGGAGACGATAAAGGAGGCGGTGCCTGAGATGTGGTCACCGGAGATGAAGGTCGCATGGGGTGAGGCTTATGATCACCTTGTTGCTGCCATCAAAGCTGAAATGAAGCCTTCCAACTAA
- the LOC104747416 gene encoding plastid division protein PDV2 produces MEDEEGIGLILARATELRLKISDCIDSSSTAVSENGGDGGGNEDLSPGEGKKDEIFRNQDKDFDSISSEDVDEAEAERLLRIRDALESLESQLASLQNLRQRQQYEKQVALSEIDYSRKMLLEKLKEYKGKDFEVLRETTTFAGERVDYENDLLLPPYPVHPPVSIGLDNNGYLSHLPSKKKSDANGFGSGHVRNDAEVKSPEGGSGGGSDHGVIRFLGSVAKIMLPIIGVISILSASGYGPEMRRRGASLNLLGLLPQRAVRGKKTPNQCPPGKVLVIEDGEARCLVKERVEIPFDSVVSKRDVTYGYG; encoded by the exons atggaagacgaagaagggATCGGGTTGATTCTAGCCAGAGCCACCGAGCTTCGACTCAAGATCAGCGATTGTATCGACAGCTCCAGCACCGCCGTCAGCGAAAACGGCGGCGACGGCGGCGGAAACGAGGATCTTTCTCccggagaaggaaaaaaagatgagatttttagAAATCAAGACAAGGATTTTGACTCAATCAGCTCTGAGGACGTAGATGAAGCAGAAGCTGAGCGGCTTTTGCGTATTCGCGATGCTCTTGAATCTCTCGAGTCTCAGCTTGCTTCTTTACAG AATTTGAGGCAAAGACAACAGTATGAGAAGCAAGTAGCTCTATCTGAGATTGATTACAGTAGGAAAATGTTGCTTGAGAAGCTTAAGGAGTACAAAGGGAAAGACTTTGAAGTACTACGAGAGACTACGACTTTTGCTGGAGAAAGAGTTGATTATGAGAATGATCTCTTACTTCCTCCTTATCCTGTTCATCCTCCTGTATCCATCGGTTTAGATAATAATGGTTACCTTTCTCACTTACCTTCCAAGAAGAAGTCTGACGCTAATGGGTTTGGCTCAGGACATGTGAGAAACGACGCAGAGGTGAAAAGTCCTGAGGGAGGATCTGGAGGAGGCTCGGATCATGGTGTGATTCGCTTCCTAGGCTCTGTTGCAAAGATCATGCTTCCAATCATTGGTGTTATTTCCATATTGTCTGCATCTGGTTATGGTCCAGAGATGAGGAGAAGAGGTGCGTCCTTGAACCTTCTTGGACTTCTCCCGCAGCGAGCAGTCAGAGGGAAGAAAACACCTAACCAGTGTCCACCGGGGAAAGTTCTTGTGATAGAAGATGGGGAAGCACGGTGCCTTGTTAAGGAAAGAGTCGAAATACCCTTTGACTCTGTTGTTTCAAAACGCGATGTAACTTACGGATACGGTTGA
- the LOC109129157 gene encoding LOW QUALITY PROTEIN: F-box protein At3g19470-like (The sequence of the model RefSeq protein was modified relative to this genomic sequence to represent the inferred CDS: deleted 2 bases in 2 codons), with the protein MVVMMMNLRVYLMRVVNLHNNSNLDSYLKREVELISLGDEDEISQVFHCDGLLLCISITKTKTSLVVWNPYWGHTRSIEPTHKFHIIDMYSHALGYDKSSKSHKILRFINFTRPTFDEFKIYDFNSDSWRVLDVTPDWTIRFFHLGVTLEGNAAYWFATKKYSETYDDYFLVCFDFTRDTFGPFLPLPFHQFLQSQDK; encoded by the exons ATGGTGGTCATGATGATGAATTTGAGGGTCTATTTGATGAGAGTTGTCAATCTCCACAACAACAGCAACCTCGATTCATATCTAAAGCGTGAAGTTGAACTTATTAGCTTAGGCGATGAAGATGAGATATCTCAAGTTTTTCACTGCGATGGTTTATTGTTATGCATCAGCATCACG AAGACAAAGACTAGTctcgtggtttggaacccgtatTGGGGCCATACCCGGTCGATCGAGCCCACACACAAATTCCACATAATCGATATGTATTCTCATGCTCTTGGATACGACAAGAGTAGCAAatcccacaaaatcttgaggtttATTAATTTTACGCGTCCTACTTTTGATGAGTTCAAAATCTACGATTTTAACTCTGATTCATGGAGGGTTCTAGATGTCACACCAGACTGGACAATACGTTTTTTTCACCTTGGCGTGACTCTCGAGGGAAATGCA GCGTACTGGTTTGCTACGAAGAAGTATTCCGAAACCTACGACGATTATTTCTTAgtctgttttgatttcacaagAGACACATTTGGGCCGTTTTTGCCTCTTCCGTTTCATCAGTTTCTTCAATCTCAAGATAAATAG
- the LOC104747418 gene encoding serine hydroxymethyltransferase 2, mitochondrial-like, with product MYDYEDRINQAVFPGLQGGPHNHTITGLAVALKQARTPEYKAYQDQVLRNCSKFAETLLAKGYDLVSGGTDNHLVLVNLKNKGIDGSRVEKVLESVHIAANKNTVPGDVSAMVPGGIHMGKALEGTLKEVTC from the exons ATGTATGACTATGAAGACAGAATAAACCAAGCTGTATTTCCTGGACTGCAAGGTGGTCCACATAATCACACAATAACGGGTCTAGCAGTTGCTCTGAAGCAG GCTAGAACACCTGAGTATAAGGCCTACCAGGATCAAGTTCTCCGTAATTGCTCAAAGTTTGCTGAG ACTTTGCTAGCAAAAGGATATGATTTAGTGTCTGGAGGCACTGACAATCATTTAGTTTTGGTGAATCTGAAAAACAAG GGAATAGATGGATCGAGAGTGGAAAAAGTATTAGAATCAGTACATATTGCAGCAAACAAGAATACAGTTCCTGGTGATGTTTCTGCCATGGTTCCAGGTGGCATCCATATGGGTAAGGCTCTTGAAGGAACACTGAAAGAAGTAACGTGTTAG
- the LOC104748738 gene encoding uncharacterized protein LOC104748738 has product MSLFLNQASMLCQGKPALMRSSHFLSNRFSSSSLQLTCNRLSSSPHVTKRRHTCLAKKKVPVDDRYEIMWHPYTCSLATFNHDGILGFIHSCWESGEPKHFSSPPLVTLPRCQTQIVNNVSSSSPLDDEDCVVAVKFLGPQISFFRPAQSNSGWTNVRIANPCFYSSQVMFSKKHNMFRIPGSGGHIIGSWDLHTHKLKTQNLRFRNLPGLTKTQRQLLESCCTSVLLLESESTDETLLVKWYRKASGKIMRTKAVMVFKLDHKGNATYTQDIGDLFIYLSQNENSNEIFCDLAAEFDSGLDWKPNYVEVLDGDWCSFSINLASGGLCL; this is encoded by the coding sequence ATGTCTCTGTTTCTCAACCAGGCTTCGATGTTGTGCCAAGGCAAACCTGCGTTGATGAGATCctctcattttctctctaatcGTTTCTCATCTTCCTCACTGCAACTTACTTGTAATCGTCTCTCATCTTCCCCTCATGTTACTAAACGTCGCCACACTTGTTTGGCAAAGAAGAAGGTGCCTGTGGATGATCGATATGAAATTATGTGGCATCCTTACACTTGCTCGTTAGCTACTTTCAATCACGATGGAATCTTGGGTTTCATTCATTCTTGTTGGGAGTCAGGAGAACCAAAACACTTTTCGTCGCCTCCTTTGGTAACTTTACCTCGTTGCCAAACTCAAATTGTCAACAACGTTTCCTCATCTTCTCCACTTGATGACGAGGACTGTGTTGTGGCTGTCAAGTTTTTGGGGCCTCAAATCAGCTTTTTCAGGCCTGCTCAAAGTAACTCTGGGTGGACCAACGTTAGAATCGCAAACCCTTGCTTCTACTCATCGCAAGTCATGTTTTCCAAGAAACATAACATGTTTCGTATTCCTGGATCTGGAGGCCACATCATTGGATCATGGGATCTCCACACACACAAGCTAAAAACTCAGAATTTGAGGTTCCGAAACCTGCCCGGTCTAACCAAGACCCAACGCCAGCTTCTGGAATCTTGCTGCACTAGCGTACTCTTGCTGGAGTCAGAATCAACCGATGAAACACTCTTGGTTAAGTGGTACAGGAAAGCCTCTGGAAAGATCATGAGAACAAAAGCTGTAATGGTGTTCAAGCTAGACCATAAAGGAAACGCTACTTACACTCAAGACATTGGAGATCTCTTCATTTACCTCTCACAAAATGAAAATTCGAATGAAATTTTTTGTGATCTGGCAGCTGAATTTGATTCCGGTCTCGACTGGAAGCCTAACTACGTGGAAGTCCTTGATGGCGACTGGTGCAGCTTCTCTATTAATCTGGCTAGTGGTGGATTATGTTTGTAG